One Nostoc sp. UHCC 0302 DNA window includes the following coding sequences:
- a CDS encoding RluA family pseudouridine synthase, which yields MVTEFNLQVEENSARLDRYLAEKLPDLSRSRIQQLIEQGNVQLNSKVCTSKKINIKAGDRITLEIPEAQPLELQAEDIPLDILYEDDQLLILNKPAGLVVHPAPGHYDGTLVNALLAHCPNLPGIGGVQRPGIVHRLDKDTTGAIAIAKTDIAYQSLQAQLQAKTARREYLGVVYGAPKTESGTIDLPIGRNPQDRKKMAIVPVEQGGRVAVTHWQVLKRLGNYTLIHFQLETGRTHQIRIHSTKIGHPIVGDPVYGSGRSLGVNLPGQALHAWRLKLQHPVSGDLIEVTAPPPVTFTKLLEVLQRRIAPPK from the coding sequence ATTGTGACGGAATTTAATTTACAAGTCGAAGAAAATAGCGCTCGCCTTGATCGTTACCTTGCTGAAAAATTACCAGATTTATCCCGTTCTCGCATCCAACAGTTAATCGAACAGGGTAATGTTCAATTAAACAGCAAAGTCTGCACATCTAAGAAGATAAATATTAAAGCAGGCGATCGCATCACTTTAGAAATACCAGAAGCGCAACCCTTAGAACTGCAAGCAGAAGATATCCCTTTAGATATCCTTTACGAAGACGACCAGTTACTCATTCTCAATAAACCCGCAGGCTTGGTTGTTCATCCTGCTCCCGGCCATTATGATGGCACTTTAGTCAATGCTTTGTTGGCACACTGTCCTAACTTACCAGGAATTGGCGGAGTCCAACGTCCAGGAATTGTGCATCGTTTGGATAAGGATACCACAGGAGCGATCGCTATTGCCAAAACAGATATTGCCTATCAAAGTTTACAAGCACAACTCCAAGCAAAAACCGCACGACGAGAATACTTAGGCGTGGTTTACGGTGCGCCGAAAACCGAAAGTGGCACTATAGACTTACCCATTGGCCGCAATCCACAAGACCGCAAAAAAATGGCTATTGTACCCGTTGAACAAGGTGGACGAGTAGCCGTCACTCATTGGCAAGTACTAAAACGCTTGGGTAACTACACATTAATCCATTTCCAATTAGAAACTGGACGCACCCATCAAATTCGCATCCACAGCACCAAAATAGGTCATCCAATTGTCGGCGACCCTGTTTATGGTTCTGGTCGTTCGCTAGGCGTAAATTTGCCTGGTCAAGCACTCCATGCTTGGCGATTAAAGTTGCAGCATCCGGTATCAGGGGATTTGATTGAGGTGACAGCTCCTCCTCCCGTTACATTTACAAAGCTATTAGAAGTATTGCAAAGACGAATTGCACCGCCAAAGTAA
- a CDS encoding phycobilisome rod-core linker polypeptide: MSLPLLTYAPSSQNQRVASYEVPGDEQPRIFTTDNLLSPSDLDDLIEAAYRQIFFYAFTADRERYLESQLRNGQITVRDFIRGLVLSNTFKKSFYDLNSNYRFVEQVVQRVLGRDVYNEREKIAWSIVVATKGIRGFVDELLNSEEYLSNFGYSTVPYQRRRILPSRAEGELPFNIKSPRYEAYHRAKLGFPQIIWQTEIRRFTPQEKKPKAGDPSLFLSMAQDINATGNTPQRISSYNIDIEKSVPYRKLAGIK; encoded by the coding sequence GTGTCACTTCCTCTGTTAACATACGCCCCTTCAAGTCAAAACCAGCGTGTAGCTAGTTATGAAGTACCGGGAGATGAACAACCCAGAATTTTTACTACAGACAATCTACTCTCGCCCTCAGATTTAGATGATCTGATCGAAGCAGCATACCGTCAGATATTCTTCTACGCGTTTACTGCCGATCGCGAACGCTACCTAGAGTCTCAACTCCGTAATGGACAGATTACAGTACGGGACTTCATTCGTGGTTTAGTGCTTTCTAATACCTTTAAGAAAAGCTTCTACGACCTCAACAGCAACTATCGGTTTGTTGAGCAAGTAGTTCAACGTGTATTAGGACGCGACGTTTACAACGAACGGGAAAAAATCGCGTGGTCAATTGTAGTTGCGACCAAAGGGATTAGAGGCTTTGTTGATGAATTACTCAACTCGGAAGAGTACCTGAGTAATTTTGGATACTCCACAGTACCCTATCAGCGGCGTCGAATTCTACCATCCCGCGCTGAGGGTGAGTTACCTTTCAACATCAAATCTCCACGATACGAAGCATATCACCGTGCCAAACTGGGCTTTCCCCAAATCATTTGGCAGACGGAAATACGTCGTTTCACCCCACAAGAGAAGAAGCCCAAGGCTGGCGATCCATCTCTATTCCTGTCTATGGCGCAGGATATCAATGCAACTGGCAATACTCCACAAAGGATTTCGTCGTACAACATTGATATCGAAAAATCTGTACCTTATCGCAAACTAGCAGGTATCAAGTAA
- a CDS encoding phycobiliprotein lyase, which yields MDAMEFFQLSAGRWRSQRATHHLAFKRSETGESDIQVETLASDHPEIIELCQYHQIDPSLSVGGSRVRWLGTMAWDRDNDENHEGKTIFAIVPDADNPRQGRLLRERGYAEIVPVVGLFHLDDEDGLVLTTEYETMSSIERFWFASPNLRLRTSTVKRFGGFSTATFCSETRVEASEEVTSKQAQDVLEASQFHAVLGW from the coding sequence ATGGACGCGATGGAATTTTTTCAGCTAAGTGCAGGTAGGTGGCGATCGCAGCGGGCAACACATCACCTTGCTTTTAAGCGCTCAGAGACGGGAGAATCAGACATTCAGGTAGAAACGTTGGCTAGTGATCATCCAGAAATCATAGAATTATGCCAGTATCACCAAATTGATCCGAGCCTGTCAGTGGGAGGATCACGGGTACGTTGGCTAGGTACTATGGCTTGGGATAGAGATAACGATGAGAACCATGAGGGTAAAACCATATTTGCGATCGTGCCTGATGCTGATAACCCCAGACAAGGCAGATTACTCCGCGAAAGAGGTTATGCAGAAATTGTGCCTGTAGTTGGTTTGTTTCATCTCGATGATGAAGATGGGCTAGTGCTGACAACAGAATACGAAACAATGAGTTCTATCGAGCGATTCTGGTTTGCCAGTCCAAACCTGCGGCTGCGAACCAGTACAGTCAAACGATTTGGTGGCTTTAGCACAGCAACCTTTTGTAGTGAAACCCGCGTTGAGGCATCTGAAGAAGTAACTTCCAAACAAGCGCAGGATGTTTTGGAAGCAAGCCAATTTCATGCTGTTTTAGGATGGTGA
- a CDS encoding NblA/ycf18 family protein: protein MDFPIELSLEQQFRLQNLKDQVKDLSKEEAQECLLEVLRQMMVKDNLVKHLIKQA from the coding sequence ATGGACTTCCCCATTGAACTGAGCTTAGAACAACAGTTCCGCTTACAAAACTTGAAAGACCAAGTTAAAGATTTGAGTAAAGAAGAAGCTCAGGAATGTTTGTTAGAAGTTTTACGGCAGATGATGGTAAAAGACAACTTAGTCAAGCATTTAATTAAACAAGCTTGA
- a CDS encoding bleomycin hydrolase, giving the protein MVLDAFSRAVLTADAKTAPIGGADLAALKSFIAEGNKRLDAVNAIASNASCAVSDAIAGIACENTGLLQSGGNLYPTRRHAACLRDAEIVLRYVTYALLAGDSSVLDDRALNGLKETYTALGVPTSSAIRAFQILKAISVAHITNTNTEANAGKKFRKQEVVQGDCSALAAEAASYFDRVISALS; this is encoded by the coding sequence ATGGTTCTTGACGCTTTTTCTAGAGCTGTGCTGACAGCAGACGCTAAAACCGCTCCTATAGGTGGTGCTGATTTGGCAGCCCTCAAGAGCTTCATTGCTGAAGGCAACAAGCGCTTGGACGCAGTAAACGCGATCGCTAGCAACGCTAGCTGTGCGGTTTCTGATGCGATCGCTGGGATTGCTTGCGAAAACACTGGTTTGCTACAATCTGGCGGTAACTTGTACCCCACTCGTCGTCATGCTGCTTGCCTGCGTGATGCTGAAATCGTTCTGCGCTACGTAACCTATGCGCTGTTAGCGGGTGATTCTTCTGTATTAGATGATCGCGCTCTAAATGGGCTGAAAGAAACCTACACAGCTTTGGGAGTTCCCACCAGCTCTGCTATCCGCGCTTTCCAAATTCTGAAGGCTATCAGCGTTGCCCACATCACCAACACCAACACTGAAGCTAACGCTGGTAAGAAATTCCGCAAGCAAGAAGTTGTTCAAGGTGACTGCTCTGCTCTAGCTGCTGAAGCTGCTAGCTACTTCGATCGCGTTATTTCTGCTCTGAGCTAA
- a CDS encoding bleomycin hydrolase yields MKSVITTVITSADAAGRFPSTSDLESVQGSIQRANARLEAAEKLASGIDAVAKEAYDAAFKKYPYLNQDGEAGDTQGKKDKCLRDIKHYLRLINYSLVVGGTGPLDEWGIAGAREVYRSLGLPTAPYVTALTYTRDRACAPRDFSPQALVEFRNLLDYVINSLS; encoded by the coding sequence ATGAAATCAGTTATCACCACAGTTATTACATCTGCTGATGCAGCAGGTCGTTTTCCCAGCACCTCTGACCTAGAATCAGTTCAAGGTAGCATTCAACGTGCTAACGCTCGTTTAGAAGCTGCTGAAAAGCTAGCTTCCGGTATCGATGCTGTAGCTAAAGAAGCTTATGATGCTGCTTTTAAGAAATATCCTTACTTGAACCAAGACGGTGAAGCTGGCGACACCCAAGGTAAAAAAGACAAGTGCCTCCGCGACATCAAGCACTACCTACGCTTGATCAACTACAGCTTGGTTGTAGGCGGTACTGGCCCATTGGATGAGTGGGGTATTGCAGGTGCGCGTGAAGTATATCGCTCATTAGGTCTGCCTACCGCTCCCTATGTAACCGCGTTGACTTATACCCGCGATCGCGCTTGCGCTCCTCGCGACTTTTCTCCCCAAGCGTTGGTTGAATTCCGCAATCTGCTCGATTACGTAATCAACTCCCTTTCATAA
- a CDS encoding HEAT repeat domain-containing protein, translating into MSTDSLFQQLKHPNPNLRERAMWELADARDENTIPRLMSILDEEDVTYRRAAVKALGAIGIDAVPPLVESLLNSDNATVRGSCAKALAQVAANHPDIPFPDEGLQGLKTALNDPNGVVYIASVMALGEIGSPAFEILTEALKTTDNVAVAVAIVNALGSMGDVRGVEVLTALTNDESVDPYVRESAVSALPRLDLVINYKRA; encoded by the coding sequence ATGAGTACAGATTCTCTATTTCAACAATTAAAACATCCCAATCCCAATCTCCGCGAAAGAGCTATGTGGGAACTGGCTGATGCTCGTGATGAAAATACTATTCCTCGCCTAATGAGTATTTTGGATGAAGAGGATGTGACTTACCGTCGAGCTGCGGTAAAGGCACTAGGTGCAATTGGTATAGATGCTGTACCGCCACTCGTAGAGTCATTGCTAAATAGTGATAATGCGACTGTTCGGGGCAGTTGTGCTAAAGCCTTGGCACAAGTCGCCGCTAACCATCCAGATATTCCCTTCCCAGATGAAGGATTACAGGGATTAAAAACAGCACTCAATGACCCAAATGGTGTTGTTTATATTGCCTCTGTGATGGCACTAGGTGAGATTGGTTCGCCTGCTTTTGAGATTTTAACTGAAGCTCTGAAAACCACGGATAATGTTGCGGTGGCTGTGGCGATTGTGAATGCACTCGGTTCGATGGGTGATGTTCGAGGCGTAGAAGTGCTAACGGCATTGACCAATGATGAATCAGTTGACCCTTACGTTCGTGAGTCAGCAGTGAGTGCATTACCGCGATTGGATCTGGTAATTAACTATAAAAGAGCGTAG
- a CDS encoding HEAT repeat domain-containing protein, which produces MSNMLNSETQSGDNLVQLSHTETDALLEAVREQINLNTFNPNDQHLLKQMVESLGDSRGMVRLSFAETLGKVGKAATPLLLDALANHPNPVVRRASAKTITLVGDPTAVPTLVNALLNDEDTVVKGSAVGALAKIGKPAVPALLKILASTEYPESAKGHAVWALGFIGAEAKEYLYQGINSDSAEVRAAVVGAIAKIAQEENEPGAFDILLNALADQAEIVRSETAAALGNLTYQPAIPNLVELLHHSEWESRKAAALALMKIGLSEVQEGRTVLEPLQTALLQEKEAPVQAVIKLAISQIEKFLKEDAW; this is translated from the coding sequence ATGAGTAATATGCTCAACTCCGAAACTCAGTCTGGGGATAATTTAGTTCAACTGTCCCATACAGAAACTGATGCTTTATTAGAAGCAGTCAGAGAGCAAATAAATTTGAATACATTCAACCCCAATGATCAACATCTGCTAAAGCAAATGGTTGAGAGTCTGGGGGATTCAAGAGGGATGGTGAGGCTGAGTTTCGCGGAGACATTGGGTAAAGTAGGTAAAGCGGCGACTCCACTCTTGCTGGATGCTTTGGCAAATCATCCTAATCCTGTGGTGCGACGAGCCAGTGCTAAAACCATAACACTCGTCGGTGACCCAACAGCAGTTCCTACCTTGGTGAATGCCCTTTTAAATGATGAAGATACAGTTGTCAAAGGCTCAGCAGTAGGCGCTCTTGCTAAGATAGGTAAGCCCGCTGTGCCAGCATTGCTGAAAATTTTAGCATCAACCGAGTATCCAGAAAGCGCTAAAGGACACGCAGTATGGGCGCTGGGATTTATTGGAGCAGAGGCTAAAGAGTATTTGTATCAGGGGATTAACTCTGATTCAGCTGAGGTTCGGGCTGCTGTAGTTGGGGCGATCGCTAAAATTGCTCAGGAAGAAAATGAACCAGGAGCATTCGATATACTACTTAATGCTCTGGCAGATCAAGCTGAAATTGTCCGCAGTGAAACAGCAGCAGCTTTAGGAAATCTCACCTATCAACCAGCGATTCCCAACCTCGTTGAGTTACTGCATCATTCTGAGTGGGAAAGTCGCAAAGCAGCGGCTTTGGCTTTGATGAAGATTGGGCTTAGTGAAGTACAAGAGGGTCGAACTGTATTAGAACCTCTGCAAACCGCATTGCTTCAAGAAAAGGAAGCACCAGTTCAGGCGGTGATCAAGTTGGCGATTTCTCAAATTGAGAAATTCTTAAAAGAAGATGCTTGGTAA
- a CDS encoding DUF1838 family protein, with the protein MSEYLDDYELNNLDFYRKNHGLQLYYNWSGEIWWQETPEKPREKLFSIIGMNATKVFLKPDSEFGEVGYRINRELGLFCDPETQEILHFWQSPKASQPVPVVHIANRIVQGAVKPKKFIIPKGKGYISSVMEIPLEYPHPLAGDSKFSDYCPGEKFKGVEYFISNACRPDAVDVPPAKWARDCPWMPWMKLGYGHPAKLRFETTIFRVDDFEELNPKLVKLVREKLPIYEFTPEESEEPNITSIKYFKKYFESYLRGEIFPLEETS; encoded by the coding sequence ATGAGTGAGTACTTAGATGACTACGAACTTAATAACCTCGATTTTTATAGAAAGAATCATGGGTTACAGCTATATTACAATTGGTCTGGAGAAATTTGGTGGCAAGAAACACCAGAGAAACCAAGAGAAAAATTGTTTTCTATTATTGGCATGAATGCCACAAAAGTATTTCTCAAACCAGATTCTGAATTCGGTGAAGTTGGGTATCGTATTAATAGAGAGTTGGGTCTATTTTGTGACCCAGAAACACAAGAGATTCTGCATTTTTGGCAGTCACCAAAAGCTAGTCAACCAGTACCAGTAGTACACATTGCTAACCGAATTGTCCAAGGCGCAGTTAAACCAAAAAAATTTATCATACCTAAAGGCAAAGGATATATTAGCTCTGTAATGGAAATTCCCTTAGAATATCCACATCCGTTAGCAGGAGATAGTAAATTCTCCGACTATTGCCCCGGAGAAAAGTTTAAGGGAGTTGAATACTTTATATCAAATGCTTGCCGTCCTGATGCTGTTGATGTCCCTCCTGCTAAGTGGGCAAGAGATTGTCCTTGGATGCCTTGGATGAAGTTAGGTTATGGTCATCCAGCTAAGTTACGGTTTGAAACCACAATATTTCGAGTAGATGACTTTGAGGAGCTTAATCCTAAATTGGTCAAACTGGTGAGAGAAAAATTACCAATTTATGAATTCACACCGGAAGAAAGTGAGGAACCAAATATTACAAGTATTAAATATTTTAAAAAATACTTTGAATCCTACTTGCGCGGAGAAATTTTTCCACTAGAGGAAACCTCTTAA
- a CDS encoding HEAT repeat domain-containing protein: MDKRFFKIFGLTEEQAIAIIDTPLEQLEDPSDKYIAVSHLINFPTEQSIAALVRAIETSNPDELDHRIVRRKAVESLGRLQVESALPVIRECLKDDDIYTIENCVWAIGEIGTKDPEILEDVAQLLDQPGQIYRVIIHTLANADYKPALERIQKFTESEDEPTRSAAIATVCRFTGDYSQITKVMELLQSSNVNARRGCIQDLIDSRYYKAIPEIARCPVSLVFRLRALRMLLDAGVPSGEITFAEFQPYLEQVLLDHPSNLDLVHEYDVTPVLNFVIEELYQTDFGRCYLAAKTLLDVYPEEAPAALLATYTNKAYNDYGGHYHVMKLLGWLKYAPAYDLLVENLYNKEPQFQKSRAACAIALGELGDKRAIPELKTCLNTPIWDLKYACLLALDRLGDSSGREICVHDADWLIRAKATIQ, translated from the coding sequence ATGGATAAACGTTTTTTTAAAATTTTTGGACTAACAGAAGAACAAGCGATCGCAATTATCGATACCCCATTAGAACAACTCGAAGACCCTTCTGATAAATATATTGCTGTTTCACATCTCATTAATTTTCCAACAGAGCAATCAATTGCAGCTTTAGTACGTGCAATTGAAACTAGTAACCCAGATGAGCTAGACCACCGGATTGTTCGCCGCAAGGCTGTAGAAAGTCTTGGACGATTACAGGTAGAATCAGCTTTACCTGTGATTAGAGAGTGTCTTAAAGATGATGATATTTATACTATAGAAAATTGCGTGTGGGCGATAGGAGAAATTGGAACTAAAGACCCAGAAATCCTTGAAGACGTAGCACAACTGCTTGATCAACCAGGCCAAATCTATCGAGTGATTATTCATACGCTGGCTAACGCAGACTACAAACCAGCTCTAGAAAGGATACAGAAATTTACAGAATCTGAGGATGAACCTACCCGCAGTGCGGCGATCGCTACAGTATGTCGCTTCACGGGTGACTACTCCCAAATCACTAAGGTGATGGAGTTATTACAAAGTTCCAATGTGAATGCGCGGCGTGGTTGTATTCAAGACCTGATTGATTCACGTTATTACAAAGCTATTCCAGAAATTGCTCGTTGTCCTGTCTCTTTGGTGTTTCGATTACGAGCTTTACGGATGCTCTTGGATGCAGGTGTTCCCAGTGGTGAAATTACCTTTGCAGAATTTCAACCCTACTTGGAGCAAGTGCTGCTCGATCATCCCAGCAACCTTGATTTAGTACACGAGTACGATGTCACACCTGTACTGAATTTTGTGATTGAGGAACTCTATCAAACCGATTTTGGACGATGCTATTTAGCTGCAAAAACCTTACTGGATGTTTATCCAGAGGAAGCACCAGCAGCATTATTAGCAACTTATACAAACAAAGCTTATAACGATTATGGCGGTCACTATCATGTGATGAAACTTCTGGGCTGGCTCAAATATGCCCCTGCTTATGATTTGTTAGTGGAAAACCTGTACAACAAAGAACCTCAGTTTCAAAAATCTCGTGCTGCTTGTGCGATCGCACTTGGTGAATTGGGCGATAAAAGAGCAATTCCTGAACTCAAAACTTGCTTGAATACGCCAATTTGGGATTTGAAATACGCTTGTTTATTAGCACTAGACCGTTTAGGTGACTCCTCTGGTCGAGAAATTTGCGTTCATGATGCCGATTGGTTAATTCGGGCAAAAGCAACGATTCAGTGA
- a CDS encoding phycobilisome rod-core linker polypeptide has translation MVSSFINPVISRASELGVGLFEDSDPIHRQIGSSEEELEILIRAVYRQVLGNTYVMESERLTVLESQLKQGELSVREFVRQVAKSELYRSRFFDNYPRYRSIELNFKHLLGRAPDDHAEMTHHTHLLDESGFEAEIDSYLDSDEYKAAFGEDTVPYYRGYKTQTGKNVVGFTHLFGLLRGASSSDQASIKGTHSGLNRSLLTNTPTAIVPPLGATSNTTTDVSKLLANIFKQRYQPLDTPKRTKKTLSDDEIRQSQYQTLSQTEPIELWPGASLNEIEILIRAVYRQVLGNAYVMESERLVVPESQLKEGIISVREFVRQVAKSELYRSRFFYNVYRYRAIELNFKHLLGRAPDDYSETIYHSNILDEFGFEADIDSYLDSDEYQDAYGENVVPFYRGYKTQAGTKILEFTNMLQLLRSNSSSDKNLATNNKPQLVRSLIINAPYGRQKPSDVSAILAEVFKRKPEVAEAQQNTYTAALAEAEQVLRQKIQQQESEIAALQKQLADLRPFASIGTTQFSNTGESSTSVTSTDKSASLQQQADAQVQQIAALQEQIADARRFASIGEARLNKWRSRVFVG, from the coding sequence ATGGTTAGTAGTTTTATCAACCCTGTGATTAGCCGTGCCTCTGAGTTGGGTGTAGGATTGTTTGAAGACTCAGACCCGATCCATCGACAAATAGGTAGTTCTGAAGAAGAACTTGAAATTTTGATTAGAGCCGTTTACAGGCAAGTATTGGGCAATACCTATGTTATGGAGAGTGAGCGGCTGACAGTGCTAGAGTCGCAACTCAAGCAAGGGGAACTTAGTGTTCGTGAGTTTGTGCGGCAAGTGGCTAAATCGGAACTTTACCGATCGCGCTTTTTTGATAATTATCCCCGTTACCGTTCTATTGAACTTAACTTTAAGCATTTACTCGGTCGTGCGCCTGATGACCACGCCGAGATGACACATCACACTCATTTACTAGATGAAAGCGGCTTTGAAGCTGAGATTGACTCTTATCTTGATAGCGATGAGTATAAAGCGGCATTTGGCGAAGATACAGTGCCGTATTACCGTGGTTACAAAACCCAAACAGGCAAAAATGTAGTTGGTTTTACCCACCTGTTTGGCTTATTACGCGGCGCTTCTAGTAGTGACCAAGCCAGTATCAAAGGAACTCACTCTGGACTGAATCGCTCCCTATTGACCAATACTCCAACAGCGATCGTGCCACCTTTAGGTGCAACATCAAATACTACAACAGATGTCAGTAAATTGTTAGCAAATATTTTCAAGCAGAGGTATCAGCCATTGGACACTCCTAAGCGAACCAAGAAAACCCTTTCAGACGATGAAATCAGACAAAGCCAGTATCAAACATTGTCCCAGACAGAACCGATAGAGCTGTGGCCTGGTGCTTCATTAAATGAAATCGAAATTTTAATTCGAGCAGTTTATCGGCAAGTATTGGGCAATGCCTACGTGATGGAGAGTGAACGGCTAGTCGTCCCAGAATCCCAACTCAAGGAAGGTATAATCAGCGTCCGTGAGTTTGTGCGTCAGGTTGCTAAGTCGGAGTTGTATCGCTCCAGATTTTTTTATAACGTTTACCGTTACCGCGCGATTGAGCTGAACTTTAAGCATCTACTGGGTCGCGCTCCCGATGACTACTCTGAGACGATTTATCATAGCAATATTCTGGATGAGTTCGGTTTTGAAGCAGATATTGATTCCTACCTAGATAGCGACGAATATCAAGATGCTTATGGGGAAAATGTAGTGCCATTTTACCGAGGCTACAAAACCCAAGCTGGCACAAAGATATTGGAATTTACCAATATGTTGCAACTGCTGCGGAGTAATTCTAGCAGTGACAAGAACCTAGCAACAAATAATAAACCTCAGTTAGTGCGATCGCTAATTATTAACGCCCCCTACGGCAGACAGAAACCCTCAGATGTGAGTGCAATTCTCGCTGAGGTGTTTAAGCGTAAGCCAGAAGTTGCTGAAGCCCAACAGAATACATACACAGCAGCGCTTGCAGAAGCCGAACAAGTTTTGCGGCAAAAGATTCAACAGCAAGAAAGTGAGATTGCAGCTTTGCAAAAACAATTAGCAGACTTGCGACCCTTTGCCAGCATTGGTACAACACAATTTAGCAACACTGGGGAGTCTAGCACTTCCGTTACAAGTACCGACAAATCTGCATCTTTACAACAGCAAGCCGACGCGCAAGTACAACAGATTGCTGCTTTGCAAGAGCAAATTGCTGATGCTCGACGCTTTGCCTCGATTGGAGAAGCCCGCTTGAATAAGTGGCGCAGTCGCGTTTTTGTTGGTTAA
- a CDS encoding CpeR family transcriptional regulator yields MLVQLESIKAKMLPPQAEKKMRSWIRSRHLICSGNFFIFETVEYTTIDRFSECVAALGGTVISVNPVNKIWMGDHRQVILYQAKASLHTPHHDLKQYWIKYGGFYTRFDLRA; encoded by the coding sequence ATGTTAGTTCAGCTTGAGTCTATTAAAGCCAAAATGTTACCTCCACAGGCTGAAAAAAAAATGCGTTCTTGGATTCGCAGCCGCCACTTGATTTGTTCTGGTAACTTTTTTATATTCGAGACAGTAGAATATACGACAATTGACAGATTCTCTGAATGTGTTGCAGCTCTAGGAGGAACAGTAATATCTGTTAACCCAGTTAATAAAATTTGGATGGGTGATCATCGACAAGTTATTTTATATCAAGCAAAAGCAAGCTTACATACGCCTCATCATGACTTGAAACAATACTGGATAAAATACGGTGGTTTCTATACTAGATTTGATTTACGTGCTTGA
- a CDS encoding chromophore lyase CpcT/CpeT → MTIAPSSTSTNASDLLTLASWMAGDFSNYKQSFANPQLYAHIHIFFRPLPFEFFSAVGFYSEQAYDHDLWTPYRQGVHKLVDQGDRIYIENYSLKDPILYAGAARELDILRTITPECIERRYNCSMVFVRDGEMFRGSVEPGNQCLIQRNGCQTYLVSDVEVTEHTWISLDKGMDVESHQQVWGSTAGPLRFEKKESFAEELQVVSVLC, encoded by the coding sequence ATGACGATAGCGCCCAGCAGTACTAGCACCAACGCTAGCGATTTGCTCACCTTAGCTTCTTGGATGGCAGGAGATTTTAGCAATTACAAGCAATCTTTTGCAAATCCTCAACTTTACGCTCACATTCACATTTTTTTCCGTCCTTTACCATTTGAATTTTTTTCTGCTGTCGGTTTTTATTCAGAACAAGCATATGACCACGATTTATGGACACCTTATCGCCAGGGTGTGCATAAATTAGTAGATCAGGGCGATCGCATTTACATCGAAAATTACAGCTTAAAAGACCCCATACTTTATGCAGGTGCTGCTCGTGAATTAGATATTCTTAGAACCATCACCCCAGAATGCATTGAACGACGTTATAACTGTTCGATGGTCTTTGTTCGAGACGGGGAAATGTTTCGAGGTAGTGTAGAACCAGGCAATCAATGTCTGATTCAACGCAATGGTTGCCAGACATATCTTGTCAGCGATGTGGAAGTAACAGAGCATACTTGGATAAGTCTAGATAAAGGCATGGATGTTGAAAGCCATCAGCAAGTTTGGGGATCTACTGCTGGCCCTTTGCGGTTTGAAAAAAAGGAAAGTTTTGCTGAGGAATTACAAGTAGTGAGCGTATTATGTTAG
- a CDS encoding phycobiliprotein lyase translates to MEITKFFELSIGRWRSQRSAHHLAFAHFEEVLSNIDIESLATDDPAVLDICKLYEIDPATITHPFRMTWEGQSDWEDKPLAGTTVLVPIPDLENPSKGKLLRDKGYAETIPAIAKYHLGDDGIFTLLTEYDLAAAEERIWFANPNLRFRVAMIKTSDGKGITTASFSSEIRSLSSSAS, encoded by the coding sequence ATGGAAATCACGAAATTTTTTGAACTTTCAATTGGACGATGGCGATCGCAGCGTAGCGCTCATCATTTAGCATTCGCTCACTTTGAAGAAGTCCTTTCTAATATTGACATTGAGTCTCTTGCTACGGACGATCCAGCGGTATTAGATATCTGTAAATTATATGAGATTGACCCCGCAACTATTACCCACCCATTTCGCATGACTTGGGAAGGACAATCAGATTGGGAGGACAAACCGCTTGCTGGTACTACTGTGCTGGTTCCAATTCCTGATCTAGAAAATCCCTCTAAAGGCAAACTTCTGCGAGATAAAGGATACGCCGAAACAATCCCAGCAATTGCTAAATATCACTTAGGTGACGATGGTATTTTCACTCTGTTAACAGAATATGACCTCGCCGCTGCTGAAGAGCGAATTTGGTTTGCTAACCCAAATCTGCGATTTCGGGTAGCGATGATTAAAACCAGTGATGGTAAAGGCATAACCACAGCTTCTTTTTCTTCAGAGATTCGTTCTTTATCGAGTTCGGCTAGTTAG